From Chryseobacterium shandongense, the proteins below share one genomic window:
- a CDS encoding MBL fold metallo-hydrolase: MLQIKGFVFNFASENTYVIYNQNKNAWLIDPGNSNDQETKAIKNFIREKELNIEKIVLTHAHIDHILGLQWASDTFKVPVFMHKEDKEVLDMLQISGMRFGMELEHIHADIRYIDENDELELDGEKFKIYHVPGHSPGSVVYHHEKQNFIISGDVLFEGSIGRTDLFKGNYEQLIEGIKTKLFILDPETKVFSGHGNPTSIGFEKAYNPFFR; encoded by the coding sequence ATGCTTCAGATAAAAGGTTTCGTATTCAATTTTGCCAGCGAAAATACATACGTTATTTATAATCAAAATAAAAATGCCTGGCTTATTGATCCGGGAAATAGTAATGATCAAGAAACAAAAGCTATAAAAAATTTCATCAGGGAAAAAGAATTGAATATTGAAAAAATTGTATTAACGCATGCTCATATTGATCATATTTTGGGATTACAGTGGGCTTCCGATACTTTTAAAGTTCCTGTTTTTATGCATAAGGAGGATAAAGAAGTGCTTGACATGCTCCAGATCAGCGGAATGCGTTTCGGGATGGAGCTTGAACATATCCACGCCGATATTCGATATATTGATGAGAATGACGAACTGGAGCTGGATGGTGAAAAATTCAAAATTTACCATGTTCCGGGACATTCTCCGGGAAGTGTTGTTTACCATCATGAGAAGCAAAATTTCATTATTTCCGGGGATGTTCTTTTTGAAGGAAGCATCGGCAGAACGGATTTGTTTAAAGGAAATTACGAGCAGCTGATCGAAGGAATCAAGACTAAACTTTTTATCCTCGACCCTGAAACCAAGGTTTTTTCGGGTCACGGAAATCCGACGAGTATTGGTTTTGAAAAGGCGTATAATCCGTTTTTTAGATAG
- a CDS encoding type IX secretion system plug protein, translating into MKTLRIFLLTLSGLVFGQNIQSIQLFNPQTNDETPVIYFNQQLVLSFDDLTNGSEIYRYTIKHYNRNWEDDNLFFTEYATGSLNALLDRFQYSFNTLQSYTHYKLTFPNDKMQLKISGNYEIIVYKNSADQPLFKRRFYLVEDAASLAVNVSRFADARNPEANQRVEVKAVSKGGDLSSNVNSMTLNVMQNNNPNVTINNLKPSATLGNQLLFQQLSLVFPGNNEFYYFDNKNMNMAADMVRATEVKDGINNTYLHPVWAFPLNYQYQPDVNGAWYYRRNDLGRERDAEREADYSWVYFSLDSDPVDKEIYVLGGFNDFKPVKENQMQYDAETKKYVARIYLKQGFYNYILATKNPGGPLNFGEVNGNFWQTENLYQAFLYYAPFGRNYDGLMGYGEFRTPVR; encoded by the coding sequence ATGAAAACTTTGCGAATATTTTTACTTACCCTGAGCGGACTTGTTTTTGGACAGAATATCCAGAGCATTCAGTTGTTTAATCCGCAGACCAATGATGAAACACCGGTTATTTACTTTAATCAGCAATTGGTTTTAAGCTTTGACGATCTTACCAATGGCAGTGAGATTTATAGATATACCATCAAACATTACAACAGGAACTGGGAAGACGATAATCTTTTCTTTACAGAATATGCAACAGGAAGCTTGAACGCTTTGCTGGACCGGTTTCAGTATTCTTTCAATACGCTTCAGTCGTACACGCATTACAAGCTCACATTCCCGAATGATAAAATGCAGCTGAAAATATCAGGAAATTATGAAATCATCGTTTACAAAAACTCTGCAGATCAACCTTTATTTAAAAGAAGATTTTATCTTGTGGAAGATGCCGCATCATTAGCCGTAAATGTTTCAAGATTTGCCGATGCAAGAAATCCCGAAGCCAACCAAAGGGTTGAAGTGAAGGCGGTTTCAAAAGGTGGTGATCTTTCCTCCAACGTCAATTCAATGACGCTGAACGTCATGCAGAACAACAACCCAAATGTTACCATAAATAATTTAAAGCCAAGCGCAACACTCGGAAATCAGCTGTTGTTTCAACAATTATCTCTTGTTTTTCCCGGAAATAACGAATTTTATTATTTTGATAATAAAAACATGAATATGGCGGCAGATATGGTGCGTGCCACAGAAGTAAAAGATGGGATCAATAATACGTATCTTCACCCGGTTTGGGCTTTTCCGCTCAATTACCAATATCAGCCTGATGTTAATGGTGCATGGTATTACAGAAGAAATGATTTGGGAAGGGAAAGAGATGCAGAAAGAGAAGCAGATTATTCCTGGGTATATTTTTCCCTTGATTCGGATCCTGTAGACAAGGAAATTTATGTCCTAGGAGGCTTCAATGATTTCAAACCGGTTAAAGAAAACCAGATGCAATATGATGCAGAAACAAAAAAATATGTCGCAAGAATTTACCTTAAGCAGGGTTTCTATAATTATATTCTTGCTACAAAAAATCCTGGCGGTCCCCTCAATTTTGGTGAAGTCAACGGTAACTTCTGGCAAACGGAAAACCTGTATCAGGCATTTTTATACTATGCTCCGTTCGGAAGGAATTATGATGGTTTGATGGGATATGGCGAATTCAGAACTCCGGTGAGATAA
- a CDS encoding TetR/AcrR family transcriptional regulator: protein MPRNKEFDYDEKLVTARNLFWKKGYNATTMNDLVDTLAINRSSLYLAYGNKHELFLKSLANYIQQKDNQYSEAAKKSKKPLEAIRHIILSVTASAIQDTSCLFTNSVFEMATTDTQVSGMLRKQTIKAIDLFEQLLNQAKEDGSLKSSKEPRALAHFLVSGLVSIYNTQILFADSGLTKQTAEILISSINS from the coding sequence ATGCCAAGAAATAAAGAATTTGATTACGATGAGAAGCTGGTGACAGCACGAAACCTCTTTTGGAAGAAAGGGTACAACGCAACCACTATGAATGACCTGGTGGATACTTTGGCAATCAACCGAAGCAGCCTGTATCTGGCATATGGCAATAAACACGAGCTTTTTCTAAAGTCACTGGCCAACTATATCCAGCAAAAGGATAATCAGTACAGCGAGGCAGCAAAGAAAAGTAAAAAGCCTCTAGAAGCTATCCGTCATATTATTCTTTCGGTAACCGCATCAGCGATTCAAGATACCAGTTGCCTATTCACTAACTCCGTATTTGAAATGGCTACAACGGATACACAAGTAAGCGGTATGCTAAGAAAGCAAACAATCAAAGCCATAGACTTATTCGAGCAACTGTTGAACCAGGCTAAAGAAGATGGCTCGCTTAAATCATCCAAAGAACCGCGTGCGCTTGCACACTTTTTAGTGTCCGGCCTCGTCTCGATTTATAACACACAAATTTTGTTTGCTGATTCGGGGCTTACCAAACAGACCGCAGAAATTTTAATAAGCTCCATTAACAGCTAA
- a CDS encoding pirin family protein, protein MNLPANKKLVTPRYQDIVHHDLPVRYEDGAEIRVISGFSGTTKSPTANYVPVTMVEIILREGYSVKQDFPADYNGFIYIISGSGTFGADNREGNAREVLWLSPSEEFASEVSMTAITNLKLLVIAGRPLREPVVARGPFVMNTNEELDQAFKDYRDGKFGNWEDTGG, encoded by the coding sequence GTGAATCTTCCCGCAAATAAAAAGCTGGTAACACCACGTTACCAGGATATAGTGCATCATGATTTGCCGGTTAGGTATGAAGATGGCGCAGAGATCCGTGTTATTTCGGGTTTCTCCGGAACCACCAAATCACCAACCGCCAATTATGTACCTGTAACGATGGTGGAGATAATCCTGCGAGAAGGCTATTCAGTAAAGCAGGACTTCCCTGCGGATTATAATGGCTTCATATACATTATTAGCGGTTCGGGGACTTTCGGCGCAGATAACAGAGAAGGTAACGCAAGGGAAGTGCTATGGCTATCGCCTTCTGAAGAATTCGCAAGTGAAGTATCCATGACCGCTATCACTAATTTAAAGTTACTGGTTATTGCAGGCAGGCCGTTACGCGAGCCTGTTGTAGCAAGAGGCCCTTTTGTGATGAATACCAACGAAGAATTAGACCAAGCCTTCAAAGATTACAGAGATGGGAAATTCGGCAATTGGGAAGATACAGGAGGCTAA
- a CDS encoding quinone oxidoreductase family protein: protein MKQINDNKISGVIKIYSQGGPEVLVYEEEFVGDPAANQILLKQEAIGVNFVDTMFRNGTFPITKFPMGAGVEASGIIESVGKDITHFKAGDRVAYHHAIGAYAERRLVYADNLVHLPDEISFEIAAALQAKGLTANVLLKIAYQVKKGDILLVHAAAGCVGSLLSKWAKSLGAMVIGTVGSEMKKKQLAGLDGAIALDTENLAERVLQITGGQKIDALYDGVGAATFGKSIELIKHGGTAVLFGYASGFPNVNQTILDQNHISFVSPDIGRYIQSHQHLEILSSEVYKEYLKGTFGEINPTRFPLAEAEEVHRKLENRKTTGASILIP from the coding sequence ATGAAACAAATAAATGACAATAAAATCTCCGGAGTAATTAAAATTTACAGCCAAGGAGGTCCGGAAGTACTGGTGTACGAAGAGGAATTTGTGGGCGATCCCGCAGCAAATCAGATATTGCTTAAGCAAGAAGCCATCGGAGTGAATTTTGTAGATACAATGTTTCGAAATGGAACATTTCCCATAACAAAGTTTCCAATGGGTGCCGGTGTAGAAGCTAGTGGTATCATAGAGTCAGTAGGCAAAGATATTACCCATTTTAAAGCGGGTGACCGTGTAGCTTACCATCATGCTATCGGTGCTTATGCAGAGCGAAGGTTGGTATATGCGGATAATCTGGTACACCTTCCCGATGAAATTTCGTTTGAAATAGCCGCCGCCTTACAGGCAAAAGGACTGACTGCAAATGTGCTGCTGAAAATCGCATATCAGGTAAAGAAAGGGGATATCTTGTTGGTACATGCCGCAGCAGGATGTGTAGGTTCACTTTTATCAAAATGGGCAAAGTCTTTGGGCGCAATGGTCATCGGTACCGTTGGTTCAGAAATGAAGAAGAAACAACTGGCCGGACTTGACGGTGCCATTGCGCTTGATACAGAAAATCTTGCCGAAAGGGTACTTCAAATAACGGGTGGGCAAAAAATAGATGCACTTTACGACGGTGTAGGTGCTGCTACCTTCGGCAAATCAATAGAATTGATTAAACATGGGGGTACTGCAGTACTTTTTGGCTATGCTTCCGGATTTCCTAACGTAAATCAAACTATCCTTGATCAAAATCATATTAGTTTCGTTAGTCCCGATATAGGTCGCTACATTCAATCCCATCAGCACCTCGAAATCTTATCTTCAGAAGTTTATAAAGAATACTTAAAAGGAACTTTTGGTGAAATAAACCCAACTCGTTTTCCGCTTGCAGAGGCAGAAGAAGTCCACAGGAAGCTCGAAAACAGAAAAACAACAGGAGCCTCAATTCTTATCCCATAA
- a CDS encoding aldo/keto reductase: MQTIKLNNGIEMPLVGLGVFQISDLSECEQTVLSAIKAGYRLIDTASLYQNESAVGNAIKKSGVPREELFVTTKLWVQDAGYENTKVAFQKSLDELQLEYVDLYLLHQSMGDYYGSWRAMEELYKEGKIRAIGISNFFPDRVVDLIAHNEIVPAVNQIEINPFYQRAAEHELLKKNNIVTQSWASFAEGKNDIFSNEILTLIGQKYSKSVAQVTLRWLVQQGIGVIPKSVREERMVENFNIWDFELSPEDLNAIATLDTGKSVFFDHRDPETAEWLTKLTF; this comes from the coding sequence ATGCAAACTATTAAATTAAACAATGGTATCGAGATGCCATTGGTAGGACTGGGCGTTTTCCAAATATCTGACCTCAGTGAATGTGAACAAACTGTACTATCTGCCATCAAAGCAGGCTACCGACTGATTGATACGGCTTCTCTTTACCAAAATGAATCAGCCGTAGGCAATGCCATCAAAAAAAGCGGCGTACCACGCGAAGAACTCTTCGTTACTACCAAGCTTTGGGTGCAGGATGCCGGTTATGAAAATACCAAAGTAGCATTCCAAAAGTCGCTGGACGAATTACAGCTCGAATACGTTGACCTGTACCTACTCCACCAGTCCATGGGCGATTATTATGGCTCGTGGCGTGCTATGGAAGAACTGTACAAGGAAGGCAAAATCAGGGCTATTGGGATCAGCAACTTTTTTCCAGACCGTGTAGTAGACTTGATCGCGCACAATGAGATCGTACCTGCCGTGAATCAGATTGAGATCAATCCTTTCTATCAAAGAGCTGCTGAGCATGAACTTTTGAAGAAAAATAATATCGTCACACAATCCTGGGCATCTTTTGCTGAGGGAAAAAATGATATTTTTAGCAATGAAATACTCACCCTTATTGGCCAGAAGTATAGCAAATCAGTTGCTCAGGTTACCCTGCGCTGGCTCGTACAGCAAGGCATCGGTGTGATTCCCAAATCGGTGCGAGAAGAGCGAATGGTCGAAAACTTCAATATCTGGGATTTTGAACTGAGCCCGGAAGATTTGAATGCGATTGCCACCCTGGACACCGGCAAAAGCGTCTTCTTCGATCACCGCGACCCTGAAACCGCAGAATGGCTGACCAAACTGACGTTTTAA
- the hemH gene encoding ferrochelatase, with protein MEKESSNSKKGILLVNLGSPKSTDVKDVKEYLDEFLMDERVIDYRWIFRALLVQGIILKTRPPKSAEAYKTVWTDEGSPLIVITEKIRKKLQKLVDVPVEIGMRYAEPSIETGIRSLVEKGVSEIVLFPLYPQYAMSTTETVIEKAEEVRKQKFPGVKINYIQPFYNREIYIDCLAESIREKLPENFDALQFSYHGVPERHIFKTDPTKTCNLNDCCSRESNPSHQFCYRHQCFKTTETVIEKLNLPKEKVIVSFQSRLGKDKWIEPYTDETFETIPKKGIKNLAVVCPAFVSDCLETLEEISVEGKHQFTEAGGENFHYIPCLNDEDRWIEVVKTLCEEKLNEFYLV; from the coding sequence TTGGAGAAAGAATCCTCAAACTCAAAAAAAGGAATTTTACTGGTAAATCTCGGTTCGCCAAAATCTACAGATGTAAAGGATGTAAAGGAATATCTTGATGAGTTCCTGATGGATGAAAGAGTAATCGATTACCGATGGATTTTCCGAGCCCTTTTGGTTCAGGGAATTATCCTGAAAACCCGTCCTCCGAAATCCGCTGAAGCCTATAAAACGGTATGGACGGATGAAGGCTCACCTTTAATTGTTATTACTGAAAAAATCCGGAAGAAATTACAGAAACTGGTAGATGTGCCCGTGGAAATCGGCATGAGATATGCCGAACCCAGCATAGAAACGGGAATCCGAAGCCTGGTTGAAAAAGGTGTTTCTGAAATCGTTCTTTTTCCACTTTATCCGCAATACGCAATGAGCACCACAGAAACGGTGATCGAAAAAGCTGAAGAAGTAAGAAAACAGAAGTTTCCCGGAGTAAAAATCAATTATATCCAACCGTTTTATAATCGTGAGATTTATATCGATTGCCTTGCTGAAAGCATTCGGGAAAAGCTTCCCGAAAATTTCGATGCCTTGCAGTTCTCTTATCACGGAGTTCCGGAAAGACATATTTTTAAGACAGATCCTACCAAAACCTGCAACCTCAACGATTGCTGCAGCAGGGAAAGTAATCCGAGCCACCAGTTCTGCTATCGCCACCAGTGTTTTAAAACCACCGAAACCGTTATTGAAAAACTGAATCTCCCAAAAGAAAAGGTAATCGTTTCTTTCCAGTCGAGACTTGGAAAAGACAAATGGATCGAGCCTTATACGGATGAAACTTTTGAAACTATTCCTAAAAAGGGAATTAAAAATCTTGCGGTTGTTTGCCCGGCTTTTGTTTCAGACTGCCTGGAAACCCTGGAAGAGATTTCCGTTGAAGGAAAACACCAGTTTACAGAGGCCGGCGGCGAAAATTTCCATTATATTCCCTGTTTAAATGATGAAGACCGATGGATTGAAGTCGTTAAAACATTGTGTGAAGAAAAACTCAATGAATTTTATTTAGTTTAA
- a CDS encoding putative quinol monooxygenase, translated as MKKKAHQNPIAKQSPSFGKLLMPLIFLALVVFSCTHSKQQSNQIRKNNALKNTAKTETFQEIGFLGEVKKREWNSFLQAVRNNIMYSRREARNISFSLYQPVDGRMQPIWFERFKDKAAHNYHKEQEYFKNAITVIQQSLTGEAHSITLKVVDGLSATVPKAAHQPEDSRHVIVLFDVKSEKRTAFIDAMAAAAPLSRSAQGNLEFNLYVYADDTNKFVLVEGWQTVADHERQLIQDHIKRLNSTTKDFFVSNPLDTRWVLKDISQ; from the coding sequence ATGAAAAAGAAAGCTCACCAAAACCCTATTGCAAAGCAATCGCCATCTTTCGGAAAACTCTTAATGCCACTTATATTCCTTGCACTGGTAGTATTCTCATGCACCCATAGCAAACAACAATCGAATCAAATAAGAAAAAACAATGCATTAAAAAATACTGCCAAAACCGAAACTTTCCAGGAAATAGGCTTCTTAGGCGAGGTCAAAAAAAGAGAATGGAACAGTTTTCTTCAGGCCGTCCGGAACAACATCATGTATTCTCGCCGGGAAGCCCGAAACATTTCTTTTAGTCTGTACCAGCCCGTAGATGGCAGGATGCAGCCCATCTGGTTTGAGCGCTTTAAAGATAAGGCTGCACATAACTACCATAAAGAACAGGAATATTTTAAAAATGCCATCACTGTCATCCAGCAATCCCTTACAGGGGAAGCACATTCTATTACACTCAAAGTGGTGGACGGGCTATCAGCAACCGTGCCCAAGGCCGCACATCAACCTGAGGATTCCCGCCATGTTATCGTGCTATTCGATGTCAAATCCGAAAAGCGGACAGCATTCATTGATGCTATGGCCGCAGCTGCACCACTATCGCGCAGTGCGCAGGGAAACCTCGAATTTAATCTGTATGTCTATGCGGATGATACAAACAAATTTGTCCTTGTTGAAGGCTGGCAAACGGTAGCAGACCATGAGCGGCAGCTTATTCAGGATCATATAAAGCGACTGAATAGCACAACTAAAGATTTTTTTGTCTCAAATCCTTTGGATACCCGCTGGGTACTTAAGGACATATCGCAGTAA
- a CDS encoding aldo/keto reductase has protein sequence MKHSKLGALEVGRIGLGAMGMSAYYTMGEASETESIKTIHRAIDLGVTLIDTAEVYGPYTNEELVGKALKGKREQVVLATKFGVISHRNGGINALDSNPENIRTAVEGSLRRLQTDYIDLYYQHRVDPNTRIEETVNALAQLVKEGKIRHIGLSEAGAATIQRAHDVHPIAALQSEYSLWARDIEGDILPLLRQLRIGLVPYSPLGRGFFTGHIKSLDQISDNDWRKTNPRFSTENFSKNLQIVQEVEAIADQIDAKPGQVALAWLLAQGNDIVPIPGTKRVERIEENAGADNLELSQAHIEKLNQLAPAAGQRYDEGNMKAIEK, from the coding sequence ATGAAACATAGTAAACTGGGAGCACTTGAAGTGGGCCGTATCGGCCTGGGTGCTATGGGAATGTCTGCCTATTATACCATGGGTGAAGCAAGCGAAACAGAATCGATAAAAACCATCCACAGGGCGATTGACCTCGGTGTAACCCTTATTGACACTGCCGAAGTTTATGGACCTTACACCAACGAAGAACTTGTAGGCAAAGCACTGAAAGGCAAGCGGGAACAGGTAGTGCTGGCTACTAAATTCGGTGTAATATCCCACCGCAATGGCGGAATTAACGCCTTGGACAGTAATCCTGAAAATATCCGCACAGCGGTAGAGGGTTCACTAAGGCGCCTGCAGACCGATTACATCGATCTTTATTACCAGCATCGGGTTGACCCCAATACACGCATTGAAGAGACTGTGAATGCGCTTGCACAGCTGGTAAAAGAAGGCAAAATACGGCATATTGGTCTTTCAGAGGCGGGCGCTGCCACCATCCAAAGGGCTCATGACGTGCATCCCATTGCAGCGCTGCAAAGTGAATACTCGCTTTGGGCACGCGATATAGAGGGTGATATATTGCCGCTGCTGCGACAACTTCGCATCGGGCTTGTGCCGTATTCTCCTTTAGGTAGGGGTTTCTTTACGGGCCATATTAAATCTTTAGATCAGATCTCCGATAATGACTGGCGTAAAACCAATCCGCGATTTAGTACTGAGAACTTTTCAAAAAATTTGCAAATCGTGCAGGAAGTGGAGGCCATCGCAGACCAAATAGATGCAAAACCCGGGCAGGTTGCCCTTGCGTGGTTGCTGGCACAAGGTAATGACATCGTGCCCATACCGGGAACAAAGCGCGTCGAACGCATAGAAGAAAATGCAGGGGCTGACAACCTCGAACTTAGCCAGGCCCATATCGAAAAGCTAAACCAACTGGCACCTGCCGCAGGACAGCGGTATGACGAGGGCAATATGAAGGCCATAGAAAAGTAA
- a CDS encoding NifU family protein, with protein MHTILIEPTENPKVMKFVTDYNLIPGSLELDRESDISEIPLAQELFNYPFVERIFITANFVAVAKQDTIEWEHVAESLKNVIEDELLANPRIYLQKKKELYQIYAEMTPNPNVMKFVSNKLLLEGFVEVKSRDAAEGVPLAQAIFKEFDFVKEVFISDNFVAVTRDNSVEWHQVMMTVRALIAEYLQNGGKISEIEAQKHENPVEKIINRDYTEDEQKISDILNEYVAPAVENDGGKISLMEYDQENKTAKMLLQGACSGCPSSTATLKNGIENILKQFVPDLVERVEAVNG; from the coding sequence ATGCATACTATACTTATAGAGCCGACTGAAAACCCGAAAGTGATGAAATTTGTTACGGATTACAACCTGATTCCCGGTTCGCTGGAACTGGACAGAGAGTCTGATATTTCAGAAATCCCATTAGCACAGGAGCTTTTCAACTATCCGTTTGTGGAAAGAATTTTTATTACGGCTAATTTTGTAGCGGTTGCAAAACAGGACACCATAGAATGGGAACATGTAGCTGAAAGTCTTAAAAATGTTATTGAAGATGAACTATTGGCCAATCCGAGAATTTATCTTCAAAAGAAAAAGGAGCTTTACCAGATTTATGCTGAAATGACTCCAAATCCAAATGTGATGAAGTTTGTATCTAACAAACTGTTGCTGGAAGGTTTTGTAGAAGTAAAATCAAGGGATGCTGCAGAAGGAGTTCCTTTAGCCCAAGCAATTTTCAAGGAATTTGATTTTGTAAAAGAGGTTTTTATCTCTGATAATTTTGTTGCTGTAACAAGAGACAATTCTGTAGAGTGGCATCAGGTAATGATGACAGTTCGTGCCCTTATTGCAGAATATCTTCAGAACGGAGGGAAAATTTCTGAAATCGAGGCTCAGAAACATGAAAATCCGGTAGAAAAAATCATCAATAGGGATTATACTGAAGATGAGCAAAAAATCTCCGATATCCTGAACGAATATGTTGCACCTGCTGTAGAAAATGATGGTGGAAAAATATCTTTGATGGAATACGACCAGGAAAACAAAACTGCAAAAATGCTTTTGCAGGGAGCATGTTCCGGTTGTCCAAGCTCCACGGCCACATTGAAAAATGGTATTGAAAATATCTTAAAACAATTTGTTCCTGATCTGGTAGAACGTGTAGAAGCAGTTAACGGATAA